One stretch of Bacteroidota bacterium DNA includes these proteins:
- a CDS encoding restriction endonuclease subunit S, whose amino-acid sequence MEIKEGYKQTEIGVIPCDWIVKAISKEIDLLTGYPFPSNKYSNEGIKLLRGSNIKRGVIDWSEDITQYWEKLTHELKTYILDEGDIVIAMDGSLVGRSFARLTKKDLPALLLQRVARIRSSKIDQGYLKEFLCSDYFSKYCDSVKTVTAIPHISPRDIRKFTIPIPPTLIEQTAIATALSDVDTLISSLEKLIAKKQNIKQGAMQELLTGKKRLPGFSGDWEVKKLGDIASINRGASPRPIDSPIWFNENSRIGWVRISDVTKSIKYLYETTQKLSEQGIKCSHFVPKNNLIMSICATVGRPIITRLDVCIHDGFVVFNNPKIEKEYLYYYLSFIEESWSKNGQTGSQMNLNTTIIQSEEIPVPQREEQIVIAQILSDMDADIEALERKLAKYRMIKQGMMQMLLTGKIRLI is encoded by the coding sequence ATGGAAATAAAAGAAGGATATAAGCAGACGGAGATTGGTGTTATTCCATGTGATTGGATTGTAAAAGCTATTAGTAAGGAAATAGATTTGTTAACCGGTTATCCTTTTCCGAGTAATAAATACTCTAATGAAGGTATCAAATTACTTAGGGGTTCAAATATCAAGAGAGGAGTAATAGATTGGTCAGAAGATATTACTCAATATTGGGAAAAGCTGACCCATGAATTGAAAACATATATTCTTGACGAGGGTGATATTGTCATTGCAATGGATGGTTCTTTAGTCGGTAGAAGTTTTGCAAGATTAACAAAAAAAGATTTGCCAGCATTGTTATTACAACGTGTTGCAAGAATAAGATCTAGTAAGATTGACCAAGGATATTTAAAGGAATTTCTTTGCAGTGATTATTTTTCAAAATATTGTGATTCAGTTAAAACGGTAACTGCCATACCCCATATAAGTCCTAGAGATATTAGGAAATTTACTATTCCTATCCCCCCCACACTCATTGAGCAAACCGCCATAGCTACCGCCCTCAGCGATGTCGATACACTCATAAGCAGTCTGGAGAAACTCATTGCCAAAAAACAAAATATAAAACAGGGGGCGATGCAGGAGTTGCTTACAGGTAAAAAGAGGTTGCCAGGATTTAGTGGGGATTGGGAGGTGAAGAAGTTGGGGGATATTGCTTCAATTAATCGTGGTGCATCACCAAGACCTATCGATAGCCCAATATGGTTTAATGAAAACTCAAGAATAGGTTGGGTAAGAATTTCTGATGTAACAAAATCAATAAAATATTTATATGAAACAACTCAAAAATTATCAGAGCAAGGAATAAAATGCAGTCACTTTGTTCCAAAAAATAATCTGATAATGAGTATATGTGCAACAGTTGGCAGACCAATAATTACAAGATTAGATGTTTGTATTCATGATGGTTTTGTCGTATTTAATAACCCAAAAATAGAAAAAGAATATTTGTATTATTATCTAAGCTTTATTGAAGAAAGTTGGTCTAAAAATGGTCAAACTGGCTCACAAATGAATTTAAATACAACAATTATTCAATCAGAGGAAATCCCAGTTCCCCAAAGAGAAGAACAAATAGTCATTGCCCAAATTCTCAGCGATATGGATGCGGATATAGAAGCATTGGAACGGAAGCTAGCTAAATATAGAATGATCAAGCAGGGGATGATGCAGATGTTGCTGACAGGGAAAATCAGGTTAATATGA
- a CDS encoding type I restriction-modification system subunit M — MAIKKSELYSSLWASCDELRGGMDASQYKDYVLVMLFIKYISDKYSGVPYAPITVPEGASFKDMVALKGKPTIGDDINKKIIGRIAEANKLTGTIDVADFNNADKLGSGDEMVKRLSNLIAIFENSALDFSKNKTEGDDILGDAYEYLMRHFATESGKSKGQFYTPAEVSRVMAMIIGISHETTSASTTAYDPTGGSGSLLLKVADQSERSISIYLQEMDVATAALARMNMILHNNPTAEIKQGNTLANPLFINEQGKVKTFDFVVANPPFSYKAWSTGVDPVNDVHGRFQDYGIPPAKNGDYAFLLHIVRSMKSKGKGACIMPHGVLFRGNAEAGIRKNLIRKGYIKGIIGLPANLFYGTGIPACIIVLDKENAENRKSIFMIDASKGFMKDGNKNRLREQDIHRIVDVFNRQLEVPKYSRIVHLAEIEEKEYNLNIPRYIDSQEPEDIQDIEAHLKGGIPDADIDALQPYWKVYPSLRNVLFENSPHVGYSQLKFAKDDIKQTIFSHPEYVRYSKQVESVFTDWITRNIPSCRSINAGTKPKRFIHELSEDLLHAFDNLRLIDKYDVYQCLMNYWIGMMQDDVYMIVSDGWKVGNQVEWDARGKEFEGKIIPKRLLIDRFFSDEQKALEELESQCDAISLQIEELEEEHGGEEGSFADLEKVNKANVQKRLKELSRDDSDVEEERNVLKTYLKLSEQEAEANKKVKEELAKLNEKLLSKYDVLTEEEIKVLVVEGKWMNTLTADLHSEMQRISQRLTQRIKELTERYESPMPQVTYEVEELEGKVSAHLQKMGFVWK; from the coding sequence ATGGCTATAAAAAAATCCGAACTCTACTCCTCCCTCTGGGCAAGTTGCGATGAACTTCGCGGCGGTATGGATGCCAGCCAGTATAAAGACTATGTGCTGGTGATGTTGTTCATCAAATATATCAGCGACAAATATTCTGGTGTACCATATGCGCCCATTACAGTGCCAGAAGGAGCAAGTTTTAAAGACATGGTAGCACTGAAGGGTAAACCTACTATCGGCGACGATATCAATAAGAAAATCATTGGACGAATTGCCGAAGCCAATAAACTGACAGGTACCATAGATGTTGCTGATTTTAATAATGCTGATAAGCTTGGTAGCGGTGATGAAATGGTAAAGCGTCTCAGCAACCTGATTGCTATTTTTGAAAATTCTGCTCTTGATTTTAGTAAGAATAAAACTGAAGGTGATGATATCCTGGGAGATGCCTATGAATATCTTATGCGTCATTTTGCCACAGAAAGCGGAAAAAGCAAGGGACAGTTCTATACCCCTGCGGAAGTAAGCCGTGTGATGGCAATGATCATAGGCATAAGCCATGAAACGACCAGTGCATCTACTACAGCCTATGATCCGACAGGTGGCTCAGGCTCATTATTGCTGAAAGTAGCTGATCAGTCCGAAAGAAGTATTTCTATTTATTTACAGGAGATGGATGTAGCTACTGCGGCTCTTGCTCGCATGAATATGATCCTTCATAATAATCCCACAGCAGAAATCAAACAGGGTAATACGTTAGCTAACCCGCTTTTCATAAATGAGCAAGGCAAAGTGAAAACATTCGACTTTGTCGTAGCCAATCCTCCCTTTTCTTATAAAGCATGGAGTACAGGTGTAGATCCTGTAAATGATGTTCACGGACGTTTTCAGGATTATGGTATTCCGCCTGCTAAAAATGGTGATTATGCCTTCCTGCTTCACATAGTACGTTCCATGAAAAGTAAAGGAAAAGGCGCCTGCATCATGCCTCATGGTGTGTTATTTCGTGGCAATGCCGAAGCAGGGATAAGAAAAAATCTCATTCGTAAGGGATACATAAAGGGCATCATAGGACTTCCTGCAAACCTGTTTTATGGTACGGGTATACCGGCTTGCATCATTGTCCTGGATAAAGAAAATGCTGAAAACCGTAAAAGCATCTTCATGATCGATGCCAGCAAAGGTTTCATGAAGGATGGGAATAAAAATCGTCTTCGTGAACAAGATATTCACAGGATTGTAGATGTGTTCAACAGACAACTTGAGGTTCCTAAATACAGTCGTATAGTACACTTGGCAGAAATAGAAGAGAAAGAATATAACCTCAACATTCCACGGTACATTGACAGCCAGGAACCAGAGGATATCCAGGATATTGAAGCCCATTTGAAAGGAGGCATACCTGATGCAGATATTGATGCCTTACAACCCTATTGGAAAGTGTATCCTTCGCTTAGGAATGTCTTGTTTGAAAACAGTCCACATGTAGGTTACAGTCAATTAAAGTTTGCAAAAGATGATATTAAACAGACTATTTTCTCCCATCCCGAATATGTACGCTACAGCAAACAGGTTGAGTCAGTATTTACCGACTGGATAACCAGAAATATACCGTCTTGCAGAAGTATTAATGCAGGTACAAAACCTAAAAGATTTATTCATGAACTTAGTGAAGATCTGTTACATGCTTTCGACAACCTGAGGCTTATTGACAAATATGATGTATATCAGTGCCTGATGAATTACTGGATAGGGATGATGCAGGATGATGTCTATATGATTGTAAGCGATGGATGGAAAGTAGGAAACCAGGTGGAATGGGATGCCAGGGGAAAAGAATTTGAGGGTAAAATAATTCCGAAGCGTCTGTTAATTGACCGTTTTTTCTCAGATGAGCAGAAAGCCCTTGAAGAATTGGAATCTCAATGTGATGCTATTTCATTGCAAATAGAGGAACTGGAAGAAGAGCACGGAGGTGAAGAAGGTTCTTTTGCAGATTTGGAAAAGGTGAATAAGGCTAATGTTCAGAAGCGACTGAAAGAATTATCCAGGGATGATAGTGATGTAGAAGAAGAAAGAAATGTATTAAAGACATATCTGAAACTGTCGGAACAAGAGGCTGAAGCCAATAAAAAAGTTAAAGAAGAGCTGGCTAAACTGAATGAAAAGTTGCTTTCTAAGTATGATGTCCTGACTGAAGAAGAAATAAAAGTACTTGTAGTAGAAGGTAAATGGATGAATACTCTAACTGCTGATTTACATTCCGAAATGCAGCGCATCAGTCAACGACTTACTCAACGCATTAAAGAGTTGACCGAGCGCTATGAATCACCAATGCCACAAGTAACCTACGAAGTTGAAGAACTGGAAGGGAAAGTATCTGCTCATCTTCAAAAAATGGGATTTGTATGGAAATAA